A DNA window from Fragaria vesca subsp. vesca linkage group LG3, FraVesHawaii_1.0, whole genome shotgun sequence contains the following coding sequences:
- the LOC101309806 gene encoding subtilisin-like protease-like produces the protein MRLPNHDLCLLSFLLSSLVLHRPTFAIKKSYVVYFGAHSHPPNFSELELTQVRENHYEFLGSFLGSHEVAKDSIFYSYTRHINGFAATLEEEDAAQIAKHPKVISVFLNKGRKLHTTRSWDFLELEHNGVTPPNSVWEKARYGEDTIIANLDTGVWPESKSFSDEGYGPIPPKWTGICQNETDSGFHCNRKLIGARYFNKGFAAVVGSLNSSFQSPRDEEGHGSHTLSTAGGNFVTGASVFGYGNGTAKGGSPKARVAAYKVCWPPVNGSECFDADILAAFDMAIHDGVDVLSVSLGGDPVAFFNDSVAIGSFHAVKHGIVVVCSAGNSGPADSTVSNVAVWEITVGASTMDREFPSYITLGNWKHLKGQSLSAMALRSKRFYPLISAADAKAANASVHEALLCKAGTLDPEKVKGKILACLRGDNARVDKGEQSLLAGAVGMILANDEVNGNEIISDPHVLPAAHINFTDGALVFAYINETTSPRAYIKRPTTMLGTKPAPFMAAFSSKGPNSITPDILKPDITAPGVSVIAAYSEAQGPTNQEFDRRRIPFNSVSGTSMSCPHISGIVGLLKTLYPHWSPAAIKSAIMTTAKTQDNNREPLLNASNSEATPFSYGAGHVKPNSAMDPGLVYDLDTDDYLNVLCALGYNKTQIETFSQESYKCPSPAISLTNLNYPSITVPKLSGSLVVKRTLKNVGEPGTYTARITNPDGILVSVEPKSLKFKKVGEEKSFNVVLEAKDSNAAKNYVFGKLIWSDGKHNVRSPIVVKAA, from the exons ATGAGGCTACCAAACCATGACCTTTGCCTCCTCTCTTTTCTTCTCTCTTCTCTAGTACTCCACAGACCCACCTTTGCTATCAAAAAG TCTTATGTGGTGTACTTTGGAGCTCACTCACACCCTCCAAACTTTTCAGAACTTGAACTGACCCAAGTGAGAGAGAATCATTATGAGTTTCTTGGATCATTCTTGGGCAG CCATGAAGTGGCAAAGGACTCCATCTTTTACTCATACACAAGGCACATCAATGGCTTTGCTGCAACATTAGAAGAAGAAGATGCAGCTCAGATAGCTA AGCATCCAAAGGTAATCTCAGTTTTCTTGAACAAGGGAAGAAAGTTACACACAACTAGATCATGGGATTTCTTGGAACTTGAACATAATGGTGTTACTCCCCCAAATTCAGTTTGGGAGAAGGCAAGATATGGTGAAGACACTATTATAGCAAACCTTGATACTG GGGTATGGCCAGAATCCAAGAGCTTTAGTGATGAAGGGTATGGACCGATTCCACCCAAGTGGACAGGAATCTGCCAAAATGAGACAGATTCTGGGTTTCACTGCAACAG GAAGCTAATTGGAGCTAGATACTTCAACAAAGGCTTTGCTGCAGTGGTTGGATCCCTCAACTCCTCCTTCCAGTCACCGCGCGATGAGGAAGGCCACGGCTCTCACACCTTGTCGACAGCCGGTGGCAACTTTGTGACCGGGGCAAGTGTGTTTGGCTATGGGAATGGAACAGCGAAAGGTGGATCACCAAAAGCTAGGGTTGCAGCTTACAAGGTGTGTTGGCCTCCAGTGAATGGAAGTGAGTGCTTTGATGCGGATATATTGGCTGCATTCGACATGGCGATCCACGATGGTGTTGATGTGTTGTCTGTATCACTTGGTGGAGATCCCGTTGCATTTTTCAATGACAGTGTTGCAATTGGATCTTTTCATGCTGTTAAGCATGGCATTGTGGTGGTTTGCTCAGCTGGGAATTCTGGTCCTGCTGATTCTACTGTGTCCAATGTAGCGGTGTGGGAGATAACAGTAGGTGCTAGTACCATGGATAGGGAGTTCCCTAGTTATATCACTCTTGGCAACTGGAAACACCTCAAG GGACAAAGCTTATCGGCTATGGCCTTGCGAAGCAAGAGGTTCTATCCACTGATAAGTGCTGCAGATGCTAAAGCAGCTAATGCATCAGTTCACGAAGC TCTGTTGTGCAAGGCTGGAACGCTTGATCCAGAAAAGGTTAAAGGGAAAATCTTGGCCTGCCTTCGAGGGGACAATGCAAGAGTGGACAAGGGTGAACAATCCTTACTTGCTGGTGCTGTGGGGATGATTCTTGCTAACGATGAAGTTAATGGGAATGAAATCATCTCTGATCCACATGTCCTCCCTGCTGCACATATCAATTTCACTGACGGCGCCCTTGTTTTTGCTTACATCAATGAAACTAC GTCTCCTAGAGCTTATATAAAACGTCCAACAACGATGTTGGGGACGAAACCAGCTCCATTCATGGCAGCATTTTCATCAAAGGGACCTAACAGCATTACACCAGATATCCTTAAG CCTGATATCACTGCACCAGGAGTGAGTGTTATAGCAGCCTACTCTGAAGCACAAGGGCCAACAAATCAAGAGTTCGACAGAAGGCGAATTCCATTCAACTCGGTGTCAGGCACATCTATGTCATGTCCACACATTTCCGGCATTGTTGGCCTTCTTAAAACCCTCTATCCTCACTGGAGTCCTGCAGCTATTAAATCTGCAATCATGACTACAG CTAAAACACAAGATAATAACAGGGAACCACTGCTCAATGCTTCAAACTCTGAGGCAACACCATTTAGCTATGGAGCAGGACATGTTAAGCCAAACAGTGCTATGGATCCTGGGTTGGTTTACGATTTAGACACTGATGATTACTTGAATGTGTTATGTGCATTGGGGTACAACAAAACACAAATCGAAACTTTCTCACAGGAGTCCTACAAATGCCCCAGCCCTGCTATTAGTCTCACAAACCTCAACTACCCTTCAATCACTGTCCCCAAACTCTCTGGCTCCCTTGTTGTGAAGAGAACACTGAAAAATGTTGGAGAACCGGGAACTTATACGGCACGCATCACAAATCCAGATGGCATATTGGTTTCTGTTGAGCCGAAGAGCTTGAAGTTCAAGAAGGTTGGTGAAGAGAAGAGCTTCAATGTAGTCCTGGAGGCTAAAGATTCCAATGCAGCTAAAAATTACGTATTTGGAAAGTTGATATGGTCAGATGGTAAGCACAATGTAAGGAGTCCCATTGTGGTAAAGGCTGCCTAG
- the LOC101296274 gene encoding cytochrome P450 724B1-like, producing the protein MAGSSTFWLLILVVMFFIFLVGRLILNQYSPLFLRVGPTTLPKGSFGWPVLGETLAFLNPHPSNSLGAFLQYHCSRYGKVFKSHLFLSPTIVSCDEELNYFILQNEGKLFECSYPKPIHGILGKSSMLVAVGDTHKRLRSVAVSLVTITKSKPEFLHDIENTAIRVLRSWKDKPQVIFCKEARKFTFNVIVKQVLGLSPDEPQTTQILEDFLTFMKGLISLPLYIPGTPYARAVKARIRISATVKAIIEERRRRRRNEDGIITKNKSTTRSNSDFLEILLDVDTLSEDEKVSFVLDSLLGGYETTSLLMAMVVYFLAQSPSALQQVKVEHQNIRRVKKKDEYLNWEDYNKMEFTQNVINEAMRCGNIVKFVHRKALKDVKFRDYIIPSGWKVLPVISASHLDSSLHANALQFHPWRWESEDQICKRFTPFGGGSRCCPGSELGRLEVAFFLHHLVQNFRWRTENDEQPMAYPYVEFKRGLPIYLEHCPI; encoded by the exons ATGGCCGGAAGCAGCACTTTTTGGCTGCTTATTCTGGTTGTTATGTTCTTCATCTTTCTTGTGGGTCGTCTCATTCTGAACCAGTACTCACCCTTGTTCTTAAGGGTTGGTCCTACTACACTGCCTAAAGGCTCTTTCGGGTGGCCCGTTTTGGGTGAAACTCTTGCCTTCTTGAACCCCCATCCTTCTAATTCTCTTGGAGCTTTCCTTCAGTACCATTGCTCTAGGTATGGGAAGGTGTTCAAATCCCATTTGTTCTTGTCCCCAACCATTGTGTCCTGTGATGAAGAGCTGAACTACTTCATACTTCAGAATGAAGGTAAGTTGTTCGAATGTAGCTACCCGAAACCCATCCATGGCATTCTCGGCAAGTCCTCAATGCTGGTGGCTGTTGGTGACACTCACAAAAGGCTTAGAAGTGTGGCCGTCTCTCTGGTCACCATTACCAAATCCAAGCCTGAGTTTCTCCACGACATCGAGAACACTGCGATTCGCGTTCTTCGCTCGTGGAAAGATAAACCACAAGTCATCTTCTGCAAAGAAGCTAGAAAG TTCACATTCAATGTAATAGTGAAACAAGTGCTAGGTTTGAGCCCAGATGAGCCACAGACTACACAAATTCTTGAAGATTTTCTGACTTTCATGAAAGGGCTCATCTCTCTCCCTCTCTACATTCCTGGAACTCCTTATGCAAGAGCTGTGAAG GCTAGAATTAGGATATCTGCAACTGTGAAAGCAATCATAGAGGAAAGAAGAAGAAGAAGAAGAAATGAAGATGGGATTATCACTAAGAACAAGTCTACTACTAGAAGTAATAGTGATTTTCTTGAGATACTTCTGGATGTTGATACCTTATCTGAAGATGAAAAAGTGAGTTTCGTCTTGGATTCTCTTTTGGGTGGCTATGAGACTACCTCTTTGTTAATGGCCATGGTTGTTTATTTTCTAGCTCAATCACCCTCTGCATTACAACAAGTAAAG GTTGAGCATCAGAATATTAGAAGGGTGAAGAAGAAAGATGAGTATCTGAACTGGGAAGACTATAACAAAATGGAGTTTACTCAAAAT GTCATAAACGAAGCTATGAGATGTGGGAACATTGTAAAATTTGTGCACCGAAAGGCTCTCAAAGATGTGAAATTCAGAG ATTATATAATTCCTTCAGGCTGGAAAGTTCTACCCGTCATTAGTGCTTCTCATTTGGACTCTTCTCTTCATGCAAATGCTCTTCAGTTTCATCCTTGGAGATGGGAG AGCGAAGATCAAATTTGCAAGAGATTCACTCCCTTTGGTGGAGGGTCTAGATGCTGTCCGGGATCTGAACTTGGCAGGCTTGAAGTTGCATTTTTTCTCCACCACCTTGTACAAAATTTCAG GTGGAGGACTGAGAATGATGAGCAACCTATGGCTTATCCGTACGTAGAATTCAAAAGAGGCTTGCCAATTTACCTGGAGCATTGCCCCATTTGA